The following proteins are encoded in a genomic region of Rattus rattus isolate New Zealand chromosome 2, Rrattus_CSIRO_v1, whole genome shotgun sequence:
- the Plaat5 gene encoding phospholipase A and acyltransferase 5 — MIPGHRGPWSAPLCRRLVPAGHSGMGLSPAASGEYGIRLFRVPWPSRPKQISRTTSTGSSDTQSTNDSASSQALVVQFLPKLSKQDRGLQQARSLRRQGQKPEINLELIPSKKRTEMIPRTDSEIEGNLKNQAAESNQKPRPGDLIEIFRIGYEHWAIYVEDDCVVHLAPPSKSGWIRFRNSD; from the exons ATGATCCCGGGGCACCGCGGACCCTGGTCCGCGCCTCTCTGTCGGCGCCTTGTCCCGGCTGGCCACAGCGGGATGGGCCTGAGCCCAGCAGCCAGCGGGGAGTACGGGATCCGCCTTTTCAGGGTCCCATGGCCATCACGCCCCAAGCAGATCTCGAGGACCACAAGTACTGGGTCAAGTGACACCCAATCTACGAATG ACTCAGCGAGTTCTCAAGCGCTGGTGGTTCAGTTTTTGCCGAAGCTATCCAAGCAAGACCGCGGATTACAACAGGCCCGAAGTTTGCGGCGGCAGGG ACAGAAGCCAGAAATTAATTTGGAGCTCATACCCAGCAAGAAGAGGACAGAGATGATTCCAAGAACAGATTCAGAGATCGAAGGCAACCTAAAGAACCAAGCAGCGGAG AGCAATCAAAAACCCAGACCTGGAGACCTGATTGAGATTTTTCGAATTGGCTATGAACATTGGGCCATCTATGTGGAAGATGACTGCGTGGTCCACCTGGCTCCCCCAAGTAAGAGTGGATGGATACGCTTCCGAAATAGTGATTAG